A single genomic interval of Candidatus Bathyarchaeota archaeon harbors:
- a CDS encoding glycyl-radical enzyme activating protein yields MAEGLIFDIKRYAIHDGPGIRTTVFFKGCPLSCWWCHNPEGQSFSPELMVWPDRCLKCRTCISACPNSAISISNSSIVIERGKCEVCGVCAAKCSANAREIVGKTVSAEEVMAEVEKDRAFYGESGGLTASGGEPLAQPVFLHVLLNRCKETGIHTTVYTSGYMERKTLAKISSKVDLFLYDLKMMDPKKHKLHTGVSNKPIIENLKMLDKLGKQIIIRFPLIPSVNSTKANISTMCELVSGLRNIRRISVLPYHKLGVDKAKRLGKEVRIFAKPSDRMLDQSLRLIKSYGFVVNVGG; encoded by the coding sequence ATGGCTGAAGGACTAATCTTCGACATCAAAAGATATGCCATACACGATGGCCCCGGCATACGCACAACAGTGTTCTTCAAAGGGTGCCCTCTCTCCTGTTGGTGGTGCCATAACCCCGAGGGACAATCCTTCAGCCCGGAACTCATGGTTTGGCCAGACAGATGCTTAAAATGTCGGACATGCATATCAGCTTGCCCCAATTCAGCGATCTCCATTTCGAATAGCTCAATTGTCATTGAACGTGGAAAATGCGAAGTCTGCGGCGTTTGCGCTGCGAAATGCTCTGCAAATGCAAGGGAGATCGTGGGGAAAACAGTGTCAGCAGAAGAGGTGATGGCGGAAGTTGAGAAGGACCGCGCATTCTACGGAGAATCTGGTGGCTTGACCGCGTCTGGCGGTGAACCACTCGCTCAACCTGTCTTTCTGCACGTCCTCTTGAACAGATGTAAGGAAACAGGCATCCACACGACAGTGTACACAAGTGGCTACATGGAGAGGAAAACCTTGGCCAAGATTAGCAGTAAGGTAGATCTGTTCCTCTACGACCTGAAAATGATGGACCCCAAAAAACACAAACTGCATACAGGGGTCTCCAACAAGCCAATTATCGAGAACCTGAAAATGCTAGACAAGCTTGGCAAGCAGATAATCATTCGCTTTCCACTAATCCCCAGCGTCAATAGCACCAAAGCCAACATAAGCACTATGTGCGAGCTAGTCTCCGGATTGAGAAATATCAGAAGGATCAGCGTCCTTCCGTACCATAAACTTGGAGTTGACAAAGCCAAGAGACTAGGTAAAGAGGTAAGGATTTTTGCAAAACCATCGGATAGAATGCTGGATCAAAGCCTGAGACTAATCAAGAGTTATGGCTTCGTCGTCAACGTAGGAGGATAA
- a CDS encoding aminotransferase class III-fold pyridoxal phosphate-dependent enzyme — WNLLIRDEKVSGIIDFGDIVYSPLINELAIAITYAILGKSKPTEWACHMIKAYNEILPLEKKELELLYYLIAARLCTSVCNSAYNKIQNPDNKYIIVSERPAWEMLEKWISISPIQATNEFKRSAGLKAKVYLDTETDLKRRWRYISKSLSVSYSQPIKMVKAAFQYMYDASGKTYLDARNNIPHVGHCHPKVVQAGQRQMALLNTNTRYLYDQLNDYAEQLLAKFPEPLNKVFFVNSGSAASDLAIRLAYTHTRYQKIMAVEHGYHGNTKIGIDISPYKFEGKGGEGPASYILKAPIPDTYRGPYKNNDGEAGKLYAHEAINLLNKSGKDVAAFICEPVIGCGGQVPLPKGYLKGVYRAIRAQGGVCISDEVQTGFGRLGEHFWGFQMQGVVPDIVVLGKPMGNGHPLAAVVSTDDVARSFENGIEFFSSYGGNPVSCAIGLAVLEVIEEEELQKNALETGSYLKQKLSALIKSYPEIGDIRGFGFFLGIEFVKDRDTLEPHTKLAGYVKNRFRENEILVDTDGPHENVIKIKPPMCFNKRNAQQLIDELEKVLDTYPNNN, encoded by the coding sequence ACTGGAACCTACTGATCCGGGATGAGAAGGTTTCTGGAATTATCGATTTTGGTGATATAGTTTATTCACCTTTGATTAATGAATTAGCAATCGCCATTACCTATGCCATTTTGGGAAAATCTAAACCCACAGAATGGGCTTGTCATATGATAAAAGCATATAATGAAATATTGCCATTAGAAAAGAAAGAACTTGAACTACTCTATTACCTAATTGCAGCCCGTTTATGCACAAGTGTATGCAACTCGGCTTACAACAAGATTCAAAACCCTGATAACAAATACATCATCGTTAGTGAAAGGCCTGCATGGGAAATGTTAGAGAAATGGATTTCCATCAGCCCTATTCAGGCGACAAACGAATTCAAAAGGTCAGCAGGTCTAAAGGCAAAGGTCTACCTGGATACTGAAACAGACTTGAAAAGAAGATGGAGGTACATCAGCAAGTCGCTTTCGGTAAGCTATTCACAGCCTATTAAGATGGTGAAAGCTGCATTCCAATATATGTACGATGCCAGTGGCAAAACCTATCTTGATGCCCGAAACAACATACCTCATGTAGGTCACTGCCACCCCAAAGTGGTTCAAGCCGGTCAAAGGCAGATGGCTTTACTGAACACAAATACCCGCTACCTATATGATCAACTGAATGATTATGCGGAACAGTTGCTCGCAAAATTTCCTGAGCCACTAAATAAGGTGTTTTTCGTAAACTCTGGCAGTGCAGCAAGTGACCTTGCCATCCGTTTAGCCTACACACATACTCGTTACCAAAAGATTATGGCTGTTGAACATGGCTATCATGGTAACACAAAAATAGGTATTGACATTAGTCCTTACAAATTCGAAGGTAAAGGAGGTGAAGGCCCAGCCTCTTACATCCTCAAGGCGCCTATTCCTGACACTTATAGAGGACCATACAAGAACAATGACGGGGAAGCAGGAAAACTGTACGCACATGAGGCAATCAATCTTCTTAATAAGAGTGGCAAAGATGTTGCCGCATTTATCTGTGAACCGGTGATTGGTTGTGGCGGTCAAGTGCCACTACCCAAAGGCTATTTGAAGGGAGTTTACCGTGCCATCAGGGCACAGGGGGGTGTATGTATATCCGATGAGGTTCAAACAGGATTTGGACGCTTGGGAGAACACTTCTGGGGTTTTCAAATGCAAGGTGTCGTGCCAGACATTGTGGTTCTTGGCAAGCCTATGGGTAATGGTCATCCACTTGCTGCTGTGGTCTCGACCGATGATGTAGCACGATCTTTTGAAAATGGTATAGAATTCTTCAGTTCGTATGGTGGAAATCCAGTATCCTGTGCTATTGGCCTAGCTGTTCTTGAAGTAATCGAAGAGGAAGAATTGCAGAAAAATGCCTTGGAAACGGGTAGCTACCTGAAGCAGAAATTAAGTGCTCTCATAAAGAGTTATCCTGAAATAGGAGATATTAGAGGCTTCGGATTTTTCTTGGGCATTGAGTTTGTTAAGGATCGAGATACATTGGAACCACACACGAAGTTAGCAGGATATGTGAAGAATCGATTTAGAGAAAATGAAATTTTGGTGGATACAGATGGTCCTCACGAAAACGTAATCAAGATCAAACCACCCATGTGCTTCAACAAAAGGAATGCGCAACAGTTGATTGATGAATTAGAAAAAGTACTCGATACATATCCTAACAATAACTAA
- a CDS encoding glycyl radical protein encodes MVTNNRIEKLWKQSVDTVPFIDPERAVLITDFYRSEFAKGLSGPVLRALAYKRVLEHKTLYIEEGELLVGEKGRSPRAVPTYPELCCHSLQDLDILESRSVTPYRVSRKTRKIYEEYVIPFWNGRDLRSRVFRSVPEEWKRAFRAGVFTEFMEQRSPGHAIMDDKIYRLGLTDFKRLIEERRKRLDFVNDPSSYDKEQELQAMEICCDAVVSFASRHAQLAKAMARKERNPKRRRELKKITEVCSRVPAYAPRTFWEALQMYWFVHLGVTLEVNTWDSFNPGRLDLNLYPFYRRDIEEGRLTRDEAKELLKCFWIKFSNQPAPPKVDVTMEQSATYQDFATPNLGGVDKYGNDAVNELSYLVLEVEDELRVMQPNTCVQISSRNPDRFLEKALKIIRTGHPKPSIFNTDIITQEQLRQGKTIEEARLGGPSGCVTISAFGKETTVLTGYLNWVKILEITLNNGVDPRTKERIGIETGNPAGFQSFDEVIEAYKKQLKHIVDLKIAGNNIIERIFAKHMPVPFQSVLIDNCIETGKDYNDGGAKYNTSYIQGTGLGTLTDCLTAIKYHAFDRKDIDFKKLLKACRDNFKGRYEIIRQILLNKTPKYGNDDDYADSIARELVEIYFEAVDGRPNTRGGKYRINLLPTTVHIYFGKLCGATPDGRKAEQPISEGVSPTQGADREGPTAVMKSVTKWDHTKTGGTLLNMKFSPQVLKTEEDLQKIVCLIRTFFRLGGHHVQFNIVDKETLRDAQRDPESYRNLLVRVAGYSDFFVGLHKELQDEIISRTEHRL; translated from the coding sequence GTGGTGACGAACAATAGAATCGAGAAGCTTTGGAAGCAGAGTGTAGATACTGTCCCTTTCATAGACCCTGAGAGGGCTGTACTTATTACAGATTTCTACCGAAGCGAATTTGCTAAGGGCCTGTCTGGGCCAGTTCTCCGAGCCCTAGCCTACAAACGTGTTTTGGAACACAAGACCTTGTACATAGAAGAGGGAGAGCTGCTAGTGGGAGAGAAGGGCAGAAGTCCAAGAGCTGTCCCCACATACCCCGAGTTGTGTTGCCATTCTCTTCAGGATCTGGATATACTTGAGTCACGCTCCGTGACACCTTATCGTGTTAGTAGGAAGACTAGAAAGATCTATGAGGAATATGTAATTCCCTTCTGGAATGGCAGGGATCTGAGAAGCAGGGTATTTCGCTCTGTGCCCGAGGAGTGGAAGAGGGCTTTCAGAGCGGGCGTTTTCACTGAGTTCATGGAGCAGAGATCACCCGGACATGCAATAATGGATGACAAGATATATCGCCTGGGATTGACCGATTTCAAGAGGCTGATAGAGGAACGCCGGAAAAGGCTGGATTTTGTGAATGACCCTAGTTCCTACGATAAGGAACAAGAGCTGCAGGCCATGGAGATATGCTGTGACGCAGTCGTCAGCTTCGCATCCAGACATGCTCAACTGGCAAAGGCGATGGCGAGAAAAGAGAGAAACCCCAAGAGGAGAAGAGAACTCAAAAAAATCACTGAAGTGTGCAGCAGGGTTCCGGCGTATGCTCCCCGAACCTTTTGGGAAGCACTACAGATGTACTGGTTTGTCCATCTCGGTGTCACCTTGGAGGTTAACACTTGGGATTCCTTCAATCCAGGAAGACTGGATCTCAACCTGTACCCCTTCTACAGAAGGGACATAGAAGAAGGTCGACTGACCAGAGATGAGGCAAAAGAGCTGCTGAAGTGCTTCTGGATCAAGTTCTCCAACCAACCAGCCCCGCCGAAAGTAGATGTGACAATGGAGCAGAGTGCAACATACCAGGACTTCGCCACCCCCAACCTAGGAGGAGTTGACAAGTATGGGAACGATGCAGTTAACGAGCTCTCTTATCTAGTCCTTGAGGTTGAAGACGAACTTCGAGTCATGCAACCAAACACCTGCGTTCAAATAAGCAGCAGAAACCCGGATAGGTTTCTGGAGAAGGCTCTCAAGATAATCAGAACAGGGCACCCTAAACCTTCGATATTCAACACAGACATAATAACACAAGAGCAACTCCGCCAGGGCAAAACCATAGAGGAAGCCAGACTGGGCGGCCCAAGCGGCTGCGTGACCATAAGCGCTTTCGGAAAGGAAACCACGGTGCTAACGGGCTACCTGAATTGGGTGAAAATCCTTGAGATTACACTGAACAATGGGGTGGATCCGCGAACAAAGGAAAGAATCGGCATTGAAACAGGGAACCCTGCAGGTTTCCAGTCCTTCGATGAAGTCATTGAAGCCTACAAGAAACAACTGAAGCACATTGTGGACCTCAAGATAGCGGGTAATAACATAATCGAAAGAATCTTCGCAAAACACATGCCTGTGCCCTTCCAATCCGTGCTCATCGACAACTGCATCGAGACCGGCAAGGACTACAATGACGGCGGCGCAAAATACAACACGAGTTACATACAGGGAACAGGACTGGGCACCCTCACTGACTGTCTCACGGCAATCAAATATCATGCTTTTGACCGAAAAGACATTGATTTCAAAAAGCTCCTGAAAGCATGTAGAGACAACTTCAAAGGCAGATACGAGATAATCCGTCAGATTCTTCTCAACAAGACCCCGAAGTATGGCAACGACGACGACTATGCAGATAGTATCGCAAGGGAACTCGTTGAAATCTACTTTGAAGCGGTGGATGGCAGGCCCAACACAAGAGGAGGAAAGTACAGGATAAACTTGCTCCCGACAACGGTCCACATCTATTTCGGGAAACTGTGTGGTGCCACTCCCGACGGCAGAAAGGCTGAACAGCCCATATCAGAGGGTGTTTCGCCGACTCAAGGGGCAGACAGGGAAGGACCAACAGCAGTCATGAAATCAGTGACTAAATGGGACCATACGAAAACAGGGGGCACTCTCCTAAACATGAAATTCTCACCGCAGGTACTAAAAACCGAGGAAGACCTTCAGAAGATCGTGTGCCTCATCCGAACATTCTTCAGGCTTGGTGGGCACCACGTTCAGTTCAACATAGTTGACAAGGAAACGCTCCGCGACGCCCAACGCGACCCTGAAAGCTACAGAAATCTTCTTGTGCGTGTGGCCGGCTACAGCGACTTTTTCGTAGGCCTACACAAGGAACTTCAAGATGAAATCATATCAAGAACAGAACACAGACTATAG